A region from the Lycium barbarum isolate Lr01 chromosome 8, ASM1917538v2, whole genome shotgun sequence genome encodes:
- the LOC132607692 gene encoding NAC domain-containing protein 1-like, translating into MNDERRKKNEPYDDEHLISYLLKFVCGKPIECRHIQHIDLYGNKKPCELFYDLLCSEGKTSSDHVNYFFTQLKKKSVHSKNVNRTIVGGGSWRGRDTSKAVFDKDGSVIGSKKTFRFDEGSSGVYWIMKEYCLNETMVKALRESGEIQHEDFVLCSITRKVSLGKNSQDIPVIENVVIKESLTEEEFPWPLYPGLTELPPLDGPFESLTEEDLIFFDKPDPEYPQAYENKKE; encoded by the coding sequence ATGAATGATGAAAGGCGAAAGAAGAACGAGCCCTATGATGATGAACATCTCATAAGCTATTTACTTAAATTTGTTTGTGGAAAGCCAATTGAATGCCGTCATATTCAACATATAGATTTGTATGGTAACAAGAAGCCATGTGAGTTATTCTACGACTTATTATGTAGTGAAGGTAAGACAAGTAGCGATCATGTAAACTATTTCTTTACTCAGTTGAAGAAAAAATCCGTGCATAGTAAAAACGTCAACAGGACAATTGTTGGGGGTGGCTCATGGAGGGGACGGGACACGAGTAAAGCAGTTTTTGATAAGGATGGATCAGTGATTGGGTCCAAGAAAACTTTTCGTTTTGATGAAGGAAGTAGTGGCGTGTACTGGATTATGAAAGAATACTGTCTTAACGAAACCATGGTGAAGGCGTTAAGAGAAAGTGGTGAAATCCAACACGAAGACTTTGTTCTATGTAGCATTACGAGGAAGGTTAGTTTGGGTAAAAATTCTCAGGATATCCCGGTAATCGAGAATGTAGTCATTAAAGAGTCCTTGACTGAAGAAGAATTCCCATGGCCGCTATATCCTGGTTTAACTGAACTTCCACCATTAGATGGACCGTTTGAGTCATTGACTGAAGAAGATTTGATCTTCTTTGATAAGCCTGATCCTGAATATCCACAGGCATATGAGAACAAAAAAGAATGA